Proteins co-encoded in one Brassica oleracea var. oleracea cultivar TO1000 chromosome C4, BOL, whole genome shotgun sequence genomic window:
- the LOC106339653 gene encoding uncharacterized protein LOC106339653 gives MPQVDLEAFVCAGGSDGKIACEESTFADDPETRPYNSAASPADFPPESYFLSKDAQLEWLTDNAFFDRRESHRGNSVNNINSNPSSQRYSKASIIGLPKPQNTCLNEAKQRRNVSKTDKNKNRTGFLKRVGSRTKTDLSLLREPSSPKVSCMGRVRSKRERSRRMQRQKSVRPEKTNRVKKPGFLASFTAIFRTGGGCKHAPSRGTHTQPSRARGDIRSRLPPENVEPGASGLGGMTRFASGRRGDLLGGVVDVS, from the coding sequence ATGCCTCAAGTCGATCTTGAAGCCTTTGTTTGCGCCGGTGGCTCCGACGGGAAGATCGCCTGCGAGGAGTCTACCTTCGCCGATGACCCGGAAACTCGACCTTACAACTCCGCCGCGAGTCCGGCTGATTTTCCGCCCGAATCTTACTTCTTGTCCAAAGATGCTCAGCTCGAGTGGCTCACCGACAACGCCTTCTTCGACCGTAGAGAATCGCATAGAGGAAACTCAGTGAACAATATCAACTCGAACCCTAGCTCTCAACGGTACTCCAAAGCGTCGATCATCGGTTTGCCGAAGCCGCAGAACACGTGTTTAAACGAGGCCAAGCAGCGGAGAAACGTCAGCAAAACCGATAAAAACAAGAACCGTACGGGGTTCTTGAAACGGGTCGGGTCACGAACGAAGACGGATCTTTCGCTTCTTCGCGAACCTTCTTCTCCTAAAGTCTCGTGCATGGGTAGAGTGAGATCCAAAAGAGAACGTAGCCGCCGGATGCAACGTCAAAAATCGGTTCGACCGGAGAAGACAAACCGGGTCAAGAAACCCGGGTTCTTGGCGAGTTTCACAGCCATCTTCCGTACAGGAGGCGGCTGCAAACACGCGCCATCCCGTGGGACCCACACGCAGCCAAGTAGGGCACGTGGTGACATCAGGAGCCGGCTTCCACCGGAAAATGTTGAACCGGGAGCTTCCGGTTTGGGTGGGATGACCCGGTTCGCTTCCGGAAGAAGAGGGGATTTGTTAGGTGGGGTTGTTGACGTGTCGTGA